A part of Homoserinibacter sp. YIM 151385 genomic DNA contains:
- a CDS encoding sensor histidine kinase, with the protein MTAAAALVVLVMVAAGALLFQALLDASLADAEHSAAQDTAEAFAERGEGAALDDDAIAQLQRGGAVLDQTAEAAELGLVLPAQDGARILLDDEPHVLAVEETEAGVAVAARSLESAAEATGATALLLLGAVPLVTALVAAIVWVVAGRALRPVERLRREVEAVRAEDPTQRVAAPRGAGELDALAATMNELLDRIETSQRAQRQFVADASHELRSPIASLRQHAEVASAYPRTTDLAELAGLVDLESSRLAALVDDLLLLARSGEPAAMRREPLDLDDLVLDEGARLRALGGIEVTADASPTRLHGDPGLLARALRNLGDNARRHARARIALSLEREGDAVLVRVDDDGAGIAPDDRERIFERFVRLDAARAREDGGAGLGLAIVAEAAARHGGSVTASSSPLGGARLELRLPLA; encoded by the coding sequence GTGACCGCCGCAGCGGCCCTCGTCGTGCTCGTCATGGTGGCCGCGGGCGCGCTCCTGTTCCAGGCGCTGCTCGACGCCTCCCTCGCGGACGCGGAGCACTCGGCCGCGCAGGACACGGCGGAGGCGTTCGCGGAGCGAGGCGAGGGCGCAGCCCTCGACGACGACGCGATCGCGCAGCTGCAGCGCGGGGGCGCGGTCCTCGATCAGACGGCCGAGGCCGCGGAGCTGGGGCTGGTGCTCCCGGCACAGGACGGCGCCCGCATCCTGCTCGACGACGAGCCGCACGTGCTCGCCGTGGAGGAGACGGAGGCGGGGGTCGCCGTCGCCGCGCGCTCGCTCGAGTCCGCGGCGGAGGCGACCGGCGCGACCGCGCTGCTGCTGCTCGGCGCCGTGCCCCTCGTGACGGCCCTCGTCGCCGCGATCGTCTGGGTGGTGGCGGGCCGCGCGCTGCGTCCCGTCGAGCGGCTGCGCCGGGAGGTGGAGGCGGTGCGCGCCGAGGACCCGACGCAGCGGGTCGCCGCCCCGCGGGGCGCCGGCGAGCTGGACGCGCTCGCCGCGACGATGAACGAGCTGCTCGACCGGATCGAGACCTCGCAGCGCGCCCAGCGCCAGTTCGTCGCCGACGCCTCGCACGAGCTGCGCTCGCCCATCGCGAGCCTCCGCCAGCACGCGGAGGTCGCGAGCGCCTACCCGCGGACGACCGACCTCGCGGAGCTCGCCGGGCTCGTCGACCTCGAGTCCTCCCGACTCGCCGCGCTCGTCGACGACCTCCTGCTCCTCGCCCGCTCCGGCGAGCCGGCGGCCATGCGGCGCGAGCCGCTCGACCTCGACGATCTCGTCCTCGACGAGGGGGCGCGCCTGCGCGCGCTCGGCGGGATCGAGGTGACGGCCGACGCGTCGCCGACCCGTCTGCACGGCGACCCCGGGCTGCTCGCCCGCGCGCTCCGCAACCTCGGCGACAACGCGCGCCGGCACGCCCGCGCACGGATCGCGCTCTCGCTCGAGCGCGAGGGGGACGCCGTGCTGGTCCGGGTCGACGACGACGGCGCCGGGATCGCGCCGGACGACCGCGAGCGGATCTTCGAGCGCTTCGTCCGGCTGGATGCGGCGCGCGCCCGCGAGGACGGCGGCGCGGGCCTCGGGCTCGCGATCGTGGCGGAGGCGGCCGCCCGGCACGGCGGGTCCGTCACGGCGTCCTCGTCCCCGCTGGGCGGGGCGCGGCTGGAGCTCCGGCTGCCGCTCGCCTGA
- a CDS encoding response regulator transcription factor: MRVLVVDDEVRLADGIRRGLEAEGFAVDVASNGVDGLWFAREHEYDAIVLDLMMPGMSGYAVCRELRAEGDWTPILMLTAKDGEWDEVEGLDTGADDYLVKPARFAVLVARIRALVRRGGRERPTVLELGDLRLDPATREVTRGGTPVTLTAREFAVLDLLMRSDGAVISKREILAGVWDHAFEGDANIVEVYIGRLRDKVDRPFGRATIATVRGAGYRLVRDG, encoded by the coding sequence ATGCGGGTCCTGGTGGTCGACGACGAGGTGCGCCTCGCCGACGGCATCCGACGCGGGCTCGAGGCGGAGGGCTTCGCGGTCGACGTCGCCTCGAACGGCGTCGACGGGCTGTGGTTCGCCCGCGAGCACGAGTACGACGCGATCGTGCTCGACCTCATGATGCCCGGCATGAGCGGCTACGCGGTCTGCCGGGAGCTGCGCGCGGAGGGGGACTGGACGCCGATCCTCATGCTCACGGCGAAGGACGGCGAGTGGGATGAGGTCGAGGGCCTCGACACCGGCGCCGACGACTACCTCGTGAAGCCGGCGCGCTTCGCCGTGCTCGTCGCCCGCATCCGCGCGCTCGTCCGGCGGGGCGGCCGCGAGCGGCCGACCGTCCTCGAGCTCGGCGACCTGCGCCTCGACCCCGCGACGCGGGAGGTGACCCGGGGCGGCACCCCGGTCACCCTGACCGCGCGCGAGTTCGCGGTGCTCGACCTGCTCATGCGCAGCGACGGCGCCGTCATCTCGAAGCGCGAGATCCTCGCCGGGGTCTGGGATCACGCCTTCGAGGGCGACGCGAACATCGTCGAGGTCTACATCGGGCGGCTGCGCGACAAGGTGGACCGCCCCTTCGGCCGCGCCACCATCGCCACCGTCCGCGGTGCCGGCTACCGGCTGGTGCGGGATGGCTGA
- a CDS encoding CBM35 domain-containing protein, whose protein sequence is MTVQSRMSRRALALLVATGVMSSALLALGASPAHAATTRYEAEQASRSGGAVVSTEHGGYSGTGFVGGYTDGNKGAATTSFAVSTTASGTHALGLRYANGTGSAKTLTLVVDGAAQQIDLGATSGWSSWATRTVSVSLTAGSHTIAYRFGTADSGNVNLDALDVTTPSGSGTGTGADYAAGPVFEAESATLTGGTAVSTEHAGFSGTGFVGGYTDGSKGTATTTFKVRVAAAGSKTLAFRYANGTGSAKTLTLLVDGAAQGQLSLPATASWGTWSTATATATLSAGDRDVALRFGAADSGNVNLDRLEVSADTPPQPAGPGEAELAYRSGGATTATAVAGFTGSGYVQGLTQPGARVIRTLAMPAASTATVTIRFQAASARTLDLLVNARRAATVTLPAGSGWRTVTASVPVRAGVNTVGLRAATAGADVQLDSIAVAGEGSLAARGATTPYRQYEAEGGTTNGTVLAASRVYRTVQAESSGRRAVRLDAAGEQVSITLAAPASGLVIRHSLPDSADGTGRTAPIAIYAGSTKLTDLTLSSKHAWVYGGYPFDNTVSGGLAHRFYDEARVVIPAQPSGTVIRLQIDQAVVPYIDIDLVEAEAVPPALTAPAGAVSIASHGATPGGGDDTAAITAAVAAAKSAGAPVWVPAGTFQVSTAIQLSGVTVLGAGPWHSTILGTGNAGGFYATGGGVTIADLAIQGSATQREDSAGQAAIEGDFASETLIQNIWIQHTKVGLWVRPGSKDVLAVGLRVRDTYADGVNFRDGVRNSQVVQSTFRNTGDDGLAMWSDGSPVQDSVFAFNTVQAPALSNGLAVYGGGGGNRVEDNLVADTVEAAAGIAVSTRFGVPFTGTTTVQRNTLTRTGSMETNWNTRLPGLWIYADVHAIDAPVVIRDNAIADSTYAGVLLSWQKSIQQVSFRDVAITGSGTYGIEIHASGSASFTNTSVSGSGTGGLLNDGGFTVNRVSGNSGF, encoded by the coding sequence ATGACTGTCCAGTCCAGGATGAGCCGGCGCGCACTCGCGCTGCTCGTCGCCACCGGGGTGATGAGCTCCGCGCTCCTCGCCCTCGGCGCCTCCCCCGCCCATGCGGCGACCACCCGCTACGAAGCCGAGCAGGCGAGCCGCAGCGGCGGCGCCGTCGTCTCGACCGAGCACGGCGGCTACAGCGGCACCGGCTTCGTCGGCGGCTACACCGACGGCAACAAGGGCGCGGCCACCACGAGCTTCGCGGTCTCGACGACCGCGAGCGGCACGCACGCGCTCGGCCTGCGCTACGCCAACGGCACGGGCAGCGCGAAGACGCTCACCCTGGTCGTCGACGGCGCCGCGCAGCAGATCGATCTCGGCGCCACCTCCGGGTGGAGCTCCTGGGCGACCCGGACCGTGAGCGTGAGCCTCACGGCCGGCAGCCACACGATCGCCTACCGCTTCGGCACGGCCGACTCCGGCAACGTCAACCTCGACGCGCTGGATGTGACGACGCCGAGCGGCAGCGGGACCGGCACGGGCGCGGACTACGCCGCGGGCCCGGTCTTCGAGGCCGAGAGCGCGACCCTCACGGGCGGCACCGCCGTCTCGACCGAGCACGCTGGCTTCAGCGGCACCGGCTTCGTCGGCGGCTACACCGACGGAAGCAAGGGCACCGCGACCACGACCTTCAAGGTGCGGGTGGCCGCGGCGGGGTCGAAGACCCTCGCGTTCCGCTACGCGAACGGGACGGGCAGCGCGAAGACGCTCACCCTGCTCGTCGACGGCGCGGCGCAGGGCCAGCTGAGCCTGCCCGCCACCGCGAGCTGGGGCACCTGGAGCACCGCCACCGCGACCGCGACCCTGAGCGCCGGCGACCGCGATGTCGCCCTCCGCTTCGGCGCGGCCGACAGCGGCAACGTGAACCTCGACCGCCTCGAGGTCTCCGCCGACACCCCGCCCCAGCCCGCCGGCCCCGGCGAGGCCGAGCTCGCCTACCGTTCCGGCGGCGCGACGACCGCCACCGCCGTCGCCGGCTTCACCGGCTCCGGCTACGTGCAGGGGCTGACCCAGCCGGGCGCCCGCGTCATCCGCACGCTCGCGATGCCCGCGGCATCCACCGCGACCGTCACGATCCGCTTCCAGGCGGCGAGCGCCCGCACGCTCGACCTCCTCGTCAACGCCCGACGCGCCGCGACGGTGACCCTCCCCGCCGGCAGCGGCTGGCGCACCGTCACCGCGAGCGTGCCCGTCCGGGCCGGCGTCAACACGGTCGGGCTCCGCGCCGCGACCGCGGGCGCCGACGTGCAGCTCGACAGCATCGCGGTCGCCGGGGAGGGCTCGCTCGCCGCGCGCGGCGCGACGACCCCCTACCGCCAGTACGAGGCGGAGGGCGGCACCACGAACGGGACCGTGCTCGCGGCCTCCCGCGTCTACCGCACCGTGCAGGCGGAATCGAGCGGACGACGTGCCGTGCGCCTGGATGCGGCGGGCGAGCAGGTGAGCATCACGCTCGCCGCGCCCGCGAGCGGCCTCGTCATCCGCCACTCGCTGCCCGACAGCGCCGACGGCACCGGCCGGACCGCCCCCATCGCGATCTACGCCGGCAGCACGAAGCTGACCGACCTGACGCTCTCCTCGAAGCACGCCTGGGTCTACGGCGGATACCCCTTCGACAACACCGTGAGCGGGGGGCTCGCCCACCGCTTCTACGACGAGGCGCGCGTCGTGATCCCGGCCCAGCCGAGCGGGACCGTGATCCGGCTCCAGATCGATCAGGCCGTCGTGCCGTACATCGACATCGACCTCGTCGAGGCGGAGGCCGTCCCGCCGGCGCTGACGGCGCCCGCGGGCGCCGTGTCGATCGCCTCGCACGGCGCGACGCCGGGCGGCGGCGACGACACCGCCGCGATCACCGCGGCCGTCGCCGCGGCGAAGTCGGCGGGGGCGCCCGTCTGGGTCCCGGCCGGCACCTTCCAGGTGAGCACCGCGATCCAGCTCTCGGGCGTCACGGTGCTCGGCGCGGGGCCGTGGCACTCGACGATCCTCGGCACGGGGAACGCCGGCGGCTTCTACGCGACGGGCGGCGGCGTCACGATCGCCGACCTCGCCATCCAGGGGAGCGCCACGCAGCGCGAGGACTCCGCCGGGCAGGCCGCGATCGAGGGCGACTTCGCGAGCGAGACGCTCATCCAGAACATCTGGATCCAGCACACCAAGGTCGGCCTCTGGGTCCGCCCGGGCTCGAAGGACGTGCTCGCGGTGGGGCTGCGGGTGCGCGACACCTACGCGGACGGCGTGAACTTCCGCGACGGCGTGCGCAACTCGCAGGTCGTGCAGTCGACCTTCCGGAACACCGGCGACGACGGCCTCGCGATGTGGTCGGACGGGAGCCCCGTGCAGGACAGCGTCTTCGCCTTCAACACGGTGCAGGCGCCCGCGCTCTCGAACGGCCTCGCGGTCTACGGCGGGGGCGGCGGCAACCGCGTCGAGGACAACCTCGTCGCGGACACCGTCGAGGCGGCGGCCGGCATCGCGGTCAGCACCCGCTTCGGCGTCCCCTTCACGGGCACGACGACGGTGCAGCGCAACACGCTCACGCGCACCGGCAGCATGGAGACCAACTGGAACACCCGGCTGCCCGGCCTCTGGATCTACGCCGACGTGCACGCGATCGACGCGCCCGTCGTGATCCGGGACAACGCGATCGCCGACAGCACCTACGCCGGCGTGCTCCTGTCGTGGCAGAAGTCGATCCAGCAGGTCTCGTTCCGGGATGTCGCGATCACCGGGTCCGGCACCTACGGGATCGAGATCCACGCGAGCGGGAGCGCCTCGTTCACGAACACGAGCGTCTCGGGCTCCGGGACGGGCGGGCTGCTGAACGACGGCGGCTTCACCGTGAACCGGGTGAGCGGGAACTCCGGGTTCTAG
- a CDS encoding LacI family DNA-binding transcriptional regulator has protein sequence MTVRLSDIADAAGVSVMTVSNVMNGKRARVSESTIARVQEIADRLGYVPNIQARSLKASRSHIVAALVPVREESSLLFSPHTVAVIGGIEQHLRHRGYHVLLRGIEQEGDIAQAIRGWSLDGAVLVEFADSEIDRIAVDGIPLVALDSYSANPRTIGVRTDDHRGGWLAGAALTGAGHRRLLFAGPPYEGMGVVGQRFEGFRSAVVAAGLDADSIAVERVLTSFEDGRELGLRLREDHPEATAVFATADVLAIGIMAGLAERGVRVPEELSIIGFDDLEISGYTRPALTTIAQDLRAKVAEAARIVLEEIEGGEGPRSPVTLGVELVERGTVAPPRRA, from the coding sequence GTGACCGTCAGACTCAGCGACATCGCGGACGCAGCCGGCGTCAGCGTGATGACGGTGTCGAACGTCATGAACGGCAAGCGCGCCCGCGTCTCCGAGAGCACGATCGCCCGCGTGCAGGAGATCGCCGACCGCCTCGGCTACGTCCCCAACATCCAGGCCCGCAGCCTCAAGGCCTCCCGCTCGCACATCGTCGCCGCGCTCGTCCCCGTGCGCGAGGAGTCGAGCCTCCTCTTCAGCCCGCACACCGTCGCCGTCATCGGCGGCATCGAGCAGCACCTCCGGCACCGCGGGTACCACGTGCTCCTCCGCGGGATCGAGCAGGAGGGCGACATCGCCCAGGCCATCCGCGGCTGGTCGCTCGACGGCGCCGTGCTCGTCGAGTTCGCCGATTCGGAGATCGACCGGATCGCGGTCGACGGCATCCCCCTCGTCGCGCTCGACAGCTACTCGGCCAACCCGCGCACGATCGGCGTGCGCACCGACGACCACCGCGGCGGCTGGCTCGCCGGAGCCGCGCTGACCGGCGCAGGCCACCGCCGGCTGCTCTTCGCCGGCCCGCCGTACGAGGGGATGGGGGTCGTCGGGCAGCGCTTCGAGGGCTTCCGGTCGGCGGTCGTCGCGGCCGGCCTCGACGCCGACTCGATCGCGGTCGAGCGCGTGCTCACGAGCTTCGAGGACGGGCGCGAGCTCGGACTGCGGCTGCGCGAGGACCACCCCGAGGCGACCGCCGTCTTCGCGACGGCGGACGTGCTCGCGATCGGGATCATGGCGGGGCTCGCGGAGCGCGGCGTGCGGGTCCCGGAGGAGCTATCGATCATCGGCTTCGACGATCTCGAGATCAGCGGCTACACGCGGCCCGCGCTCACGACGATCGCGCAGGACCTCCGCGCGAAGGTCGCGGAGGCCGCCCGGATCGTGCTCGAGGAGATCGAGGGGGGCGAGGGCCCGCGCTCGCCCGTCACGCTCGGCGTCGAGCTCGTCGAGCGCGGGACCGTCGCGCCTCCGCGCCGCGCCTGA
- a CDS encoding glycosyl hydrolase family 28-related protein, which yields MPAPASSRTRLAVAAASLAALVAGSLAVASPAAAAAAALEYEAEDAVLTGGAGVNANHLGYSGSGFVDGFVLDHRGEAQVAFRVEVPEAGEYGLNLRYANGLGADMTLSQVAGGEDRQITLPSAVGAGWSRWFVHQEVVELEAGEQEILYRFDDDDTGNVNLDAIALTEVGDLTAPGGGATDPDDVPGAGADTRWDAVSAKLRTTTAPRGGRAYQAEGGLAANGAITGERAVDLRAERARLVLTTFATDARRQLLTIRYRSAQAATLVAGADGLPLGTVTLPRSRGWRDIAIAVSPRQGLGTFELRRRGDALAGELAIDGIRLQRGSAPAARGASLGTRVYEAEHGVTTGRILAPSRAFRELAAEASGRQAVALESTGESISWKLDAPADALALRASIPDTADGAGRTAALGLYAGTRKLADVAVSSTHAWVYGAYPYGNDPADGGAQRFFDESRASFAKVPAGTELRLVKTAASRDVPITVDLIETERRAPARVKPAGYIDIRAHGAVAGDARDDADAIQAAVDEAQEAGTGVWIPAGRFVVSRTIRLSEVAIRGAGPWYSTLAGRDAKGGLYAMGTGVTIADLMIDGDVRYRDDARFDSGIEGNFGQGSLVQDVWVAHTKTGVWVDAGTDGLLVVGARVRDAYADGIHLHGRVADARVEHASVRNTGDDAMAMWSVGGAVTRGVFSRSTVQSPLLGNGAAIYGGDANRIERSIIADTLTAPAGIAVSTRFNPVPFSGTTVVADNDIHRSGGWEPNWSTSFGGIWVFADTSHITTPVVITRTRIIDSAYEGLLVSGSHRVDDLRVSDTRIEGTGSYAVAARVGGEHRFTRVTAAGVTEPADGRNHLWGTFVDGGGNTGLLEAATAGCTVKVAATPVVRGRFTTLVTIRNTGSSALEARSLAWHAGSGEAVRRAVLADVAQNGARVEASLGGPAIRPGKTRVFAIAGTANADRVAAPSGFVLDGVSCR from the coding sequence ATGCCCGCACCCGCATCGTCGCGCACCCGCCTCGCGGTCGCCGCGGCGAGCCTCGCCGCCCTCGTCGCCGGCTCGCTCGCGGTCGCCTCCCCGGCGGCCGCCGCGGCCGCCGCCCTCGAGTACGAGGCCGAGGACGCCGTCCTCACCGGCGGCGCGGGCGTGAACGCGAACCACCTCGGCTACTCGGGCTCCGGCTTCGTCGACGGATTCGTCCTCGACCACCGGGGGGAGGCGCAGGTCGCGTTCCGCGTCGAGGTCCCGGAGGCCGGCGAGTACGGGCTCAACCTCCGCTACGCGAACGGCCTCGGCGCCGACATGACGCTCTCCCAGGTCGCGGGCGGCGAGGACCGGCAGATCACCCTGCCGTCCGCCGTCGGCGCGGGATGGAGCCGGTGGTTCGTGCACCAGGAGGTCGTCGAGCTCGAGGCGGGCGAGCAGGAGATCCTGTACCGCTTCGACGACGACGACACCGGCAACGTCAACCTCGACGCGATCGCGCTCACCGAGGTCGGCGACCTGACGGCGCCCGGCGGCGGCGCGACCGACCCGGACGACGTGCCCGGCGCGGGCGCCGACACCCGCTGGGATGCCGTCTCGGCGAAGCTGCGGACGACGACCGCACCGCGCGGCGGCCGCGCCTACCAGGCCGAGGGCGGCCTCGCCGCGAACGGCGCCATCACGGGCGAGCGCGCGGTCGACCTCCGCGCGGAGCGCGCCCGCCTCGTCCTCACCACGTTCGCCACGGACGCGCGCCGCCAGCTCCTCACCATCCGGTACCGGAGCGCGCAGGCGGCGACGCTCGTCGCGGGCGCCGACGGACTCCCGCTCGGCACCGTCACGCTGCCGCGGAGTCGCGGCTGGCGCGACATCGCCATCGCCGTCTCGCCGCGCCAGGGCCTCGGCACCTTCGAGCTCCGCCGACGCGGCGACGCCCTCGCCGGCGAGCTCGCGATCGACGGCATCCGCCTGCAGCGCGGCAGCGCGCCGGCCGCCCGGGGGGCGAGCCTGGGCACCAGGGTCTACGAGGCGGAGCACGGCGTGACGACCGGGCGCATCCTCGCCCCCAGCCGCGCCTTCCGCGAGCTCGCGGCCGAGGCCTCCGGCCGCCAGGCGGTCGCCCTCGAGTCGACGGGGGAGTCGATCAGCTGGAAGCTCGATGCGCCCGCCGACGCGCTCGCGCTCCGCGCCTCCATCCCCGACACCGCCGACGGCGCCGGACGGACCGCCGCGCTCGGGCTCTACGCCGGCACGCGGAAGCTCGCCGACGTCGCCGTGTCGAGCACGCACGCCTGGGTCTACGGCGCCTACCCGTACGGCAACGACCCCGCCGACGGCGGCGCGCAGCGCTTCTTCGACGAGAGCCGGGCGAGCTTCGCGAAGGTCCCCGCGGGCACCGAGCTGCGCCTCGTGAAGACGGCCGCCTCGCGCGACGTGCCCATCACGGTCGATCTCATCGAGACCGAGCGGCGCGCCCCGGCCCGCGTCAAGCCGGCCGGCTACATCGACATCCGCGCCCACGGCGCGGTCGCGGGCGACGCGCGGGACGACGCCGACGCGATCCAGGCCGCCGTCGACGAGGCGCAGGAGGCCGGTACCGGCGTCTGGATCCCCGCGGGCCGCTTCGTCGTGTCGCGCACCATCCGGCTCTCCGAGGTCGCCATCCGCGGCGCGGGTCCCTGGTACTCGACCCTCGCGGGCCGCGACGCGAAGGGCGGCCTCTACGCCATGGGCACGGGCGTCACGATCGCCGACCTCATGATCGACGGGGATGTGCGGTACCGCGACGACGCGCGCTTCGACTCCGGGATCGAGGGGAACTTCGGCCAGGGCTCGCTCGTGCAGGACGTCTGGGTCGCCCACACGAAGACCGGCGTCTGGGTGGATGCCGGCACCGACGGACTGCTCGTGGTCGGGGCGCGCGTGCGCGACGCCTATGCCGACGGCATCCACCTCCACGGCCGGGTCGCCGACGCGCGCGTCGAGCACGCGAGCGTGCGGAACACGGGCGACGACGCCATGGCCATGTGGTCGGTCGGCGGCGCGGTCACGCGCGGCGTCTTCTCGCGCAGCACCGTGCAGTCGCCGCTGCTCGGCAACGGGGCCGCCATCTACGGCGGCGACGCGAACCGCATCGAGCGGTCGATCATCGCCGACACGCTGACGGCGCCTGCCGGGATCGCGGTGAGCACGCGGTTCAACCCGGTGCCGTTCAGCGGCACGACCGTCGTCGCCGACAACGACATCCACCGCAGCGGCGGCTGGGAGCCGAACTGGAGCACCTCCTTCGGCGGGATCTGGGTCTTCGCCGACACCAGCCACATCACGACCCCGGTGGTCATCACCCGCACCCGCATCATCGACTCCGCCTACGAGGGGCTCCTCGTCAGCGGCAGCCATCGGGTGGACGACCTCCGCGTGAGCGACACGCGCATCGAGGGCACCGGCTCCTACGCGGTGGCCGCGCGCGTCGGCGGCGAGCACCGCTTCACCCGGGTGACGGCCGCGGGCGTCACCGAGCCGGCCGACGGCCGGAACCACCTCTGGGGCACCTTCGTCGACGGAGGCGGCAACACCGGCCTGCTCGAGGCGGCGACCGCGGGCTGCACCGTGAAGGTCGCCGCGACGCCCGTCGTCCGGGGGCGCTTCACGACGCTCGTGACCATCCGCAACACGGGCTCGAGCGCGCTCGAGGCCCGGTCCCTCGCCTGGCACGCGGGCAGCGGGGAGGCGGTGCGCCGTGCCGTCCTCGCCGATGTCGCGCAGAACGGCGCCCGCGTCGAGGCCTCGCTCGGCGGCCCCGCGATCCGGCCCGGGAAGACGCGCGTCTTCGCGATCGCCGGCACCGCGAACGCCGACCGCGTCGCCGCCCCGAGCGGCTTCGTGCTCGACGGGGTGAGCTGCCGATGA
- a CDS encoding glycoside hydrolase family 13 protein, translating into MTAQLDGDRTAASAQRLAEPWWRDAVIYQIYPRSFADGDGDGTGDLAGVRGRLGHLAELGVDAIWFTPWYASPFADGGYDVADYRAIDPAFGTLGEAEQLIAEARELGIRTIVDVVPNHVSDRHAWFQAALSAGPGSPERERFWFRPGGGPDGAEPPTDWISSFAGGTWTRVVEADGTRGEWYLHLFSPEQPDLNWDHPEVRREHEDILRFWFDRGVAGIRIDSAAFLVKDPALPPLTASPAPGQHPHMDRDELHDIYRSWREVADSYAEPRVLVGEVWLDDPKRFAAYLRPDEMHSAFNFDFMTQPWDRDAMRGSIERTLREHAPVGAPATWVLSNHDITRPVTRYGREDSGFAFARKRFGTPVDLELGTRRARAAALLVAALPGALYIYQGDELGLPEVELPVEVLQDPMHFRSDGVDPGRDGCRVPLPWSGDAPPYGFGPGEAARTWLPQPADWAPLTVAAQSADPDSMLALYRAALRIRRERADLRGGELHWLELGDDVIAFVRGDGTLSVTNLGARAVDLPAHHRILLASTPLEDSTLPPDSTAWLAL; encoded by the coding sequence ATGACCGCGCAGCTCGACGGCGACCGCACCGCGGCGTCGGCGCAGCGGCTCGCCGAGCCGTGGTGGCGGGACGCCGTGATCTATCAGATCTACCCGCGCAGCTTCGCTGACGGCGACGGCGACGGCACGGGCGACCTCGCCGGGGTGCGGGGCCGGCTCGGCCACCTCGCCGAGCTGGGCGTGGACGCCATCTGGTTCACGCCCTGGTACGCCTCGCCGTTCGCCGACGGCGGCTACGACGTCGCCGACTACCGCGCGATCGACCCCGCCTTCGGCACGCTCGGCGAGGCCGAGCAGCTCATCGCCGAGGCCCGCGAGCTCGGCATCCGCACCATCGTCGACGTCGTCCCGAATCACGTCTCGGATCGGCACGCCTGGTTCCAGGCGGCGCTCTCCGCCGGCCCGGGATCGCCGGAGCGCGAGCGCTTCTGGTTCCGCCCCGGCGGCGGACCCGACGGCGCCGAGCCGCCGACCGACTGGATCTCGAGCTTCGCGGGCGGCACCTGGACGCGCGTCGTCGAGGCCGACGGGACGCGCGGCGAGTGGTACCTCCACCTGTTCAGCCCGGAGCAGCCGGACCTCAACTGGGACCACCCGGAGGTGCGCCGCGAGCACGAGGACATCCTCCGCTTCTGGTTCGACCGGGGTGTCGCCGGCATCCGCATCGACTCGGCGGCGTTCCTCGTGAAGGACCCGGCCCTGCCGCCGCTCACGGCATCCCCGGCACCCGGGCAGCACCCGCACATGGACCGCGACGAGCTCCACGACATCTACCGCTCGTGGCGCGAGGTCGCCGACTCCTACGCGGAGCCGCGCGTGCTCGTCGGCGAGGTCTGGCTCGACGACCCGAAGCGCTTCGCCGCCTACCTGCGCCCCGACGAGATGCACTCCGCGTTCAACTTCGACTTCATGACCCAGCCGTGGGATCGGGATGCGATGCGCGGCTCGATCGAGCGGACGCTTCGCGAGCACGCGCCGGTCGGCGCCCCCGCGACCTGGGTGCTCTCCAACCACGACATCACGCGGCCGGTCACCCGCTACGGGCGTGAGGACTCCGGCTTCGCCTTCGCGCGGAAGCGCTTCGGCACCCCGGTCGACCTGGAGCTCGGCACCCGCCGGGCCCGCGCAGCCGCCCTCCTCGTCGCCGCCCTCCCCGGCGCGCTCTACATCTACCAGGGCGACGAGCTGGGGCTCCCCGAGGTCGAGCTGCCGGTCGAGGTGCTGCAGGACCCGATGCACTTCCGCTCCGACGGGGTCGACCCCGGCCGCGACGGATGCCGGGTGCCGCTGCCCTGGTCGGGCGACGCGCCGCCCTACGGCTTCGGTCCGGGCGAGGCGGCGCGCACCTGGCTGCCGCAGCCCGCCGACTGGGCGCCGCTCACGGTCGCGGCGCAATCCGCCGACCCCGACTCGATGCTCGCCCTCTACCGGGCCGCGCTCCGCATCCGGCGGGAGCGCGCGGACCTCCGCGGCGGCGAGCTCCACTGGCTCGAGCTCGGCGACGACGTCATCGCCTTCGTCCGCGGCGACGGCACCCTCAGCGTCACCAACCTCGGCGCCCGGGCCGTCGACCTGCCGGCGCACCATCGGATCCTGCTCGCGAGCACCCCGCTCGAGGACTCGACCCTGCCCCCCGACTCCACCGCGTGGCTCGCCCTGTGA